One Sanguibacter sp. HDW7 DNA window includes the following coding sequences:
- a CDS encoding DUF4914 family protein, with amino-acid sequence MEELLAKVSLPPAVKAAIEAAPSVVVPRTRAELFELSLGPDGGDRFDVVYPLPDGSTIVEAEIVRGRNGIAVNYPEDYMRRRDPDCMRIADPRPTDKPRYEDVYGAPFAPVKQETLDWLATQDLIVVPFKAGGLTYGSPSLAIVPANTAFFATALVDLQGFVTLDELEPYAPRSILYAAPPFRHTHYKGRQVVVHDRSETLHEIYAYNLYPGPSAKKGVFSALLDIGEQEGWITAHASSVRVTTPYENETIIMHEGASGGGKSEMCQDIRRQDDGRILLGTNVVTDEPYFINLSEASRLAPVTDDMTLCHKDIQTVDGQLVVADAEDGWFVRVDGMQHYGDDPHFERACIEPDAPLVFFSIQGTPGATILPWEHSLDSNGKRCPNPRVVIPRHMIKDVVDEPMAIDVRTFGVRMPACTREKPSYGVMGMMHVVPASLAWLWRLIAPRGDKNPSIGESKDDVKKLKHGGLVSEGVGSYWPFSTGTKVAAANLLLRQLVAADRTRYVLTPNQHIGAYKVGFAAEWLTREYLARRGGGKFPKDRLTPARCALFGYTPTEVKLDGQLVRPTFLQPQNQSQVGLEAYDAGAQTLVEFFKEELKQYLTDELDPLGREIIETCLRDGTVEDYEKLTPMP; translated from the coding sequence GTGGAAGAACTGCTCGCCAAGGTCTCGCTGCCGCCGGCGGTCAAGGCTGCGATCGAGGCCGCGCCGTCCGTCGTCGTCCCCCGGACGCGCGCCGAGCTCTTCGAGCTCTCGCTCGGTCCGGACGGCGGTGACAGGTTCGACGTCGTCTACCCGCTGCCCGACGGCTCGACGATCGTCGAGGCCGAGATCGTCCGAGGTCGCAACGGCATCGCCGTCAACTACCCCGAGGACTACATGCGCCGTCGGGACCCCGACTGCATGCGGATCGCGGACCCCCGGCCGACGGACAAGCCGCGCTACGAGGACGTCTACGGCGCCCCGTTCGCGCCCGTCAAGCAGGAGACGCTCGACTGGCTCGCGACCCAGGACCTCATCGTCGTCCCGTTCAAGGCGGGCGGCCTCACGTACGGCTCGCCGTCGCTCGCGATCGTCCCCGCCAACACGGCGTTCTTCGCGACCGCGCTCGTCGACCTCCAGGGCTTCGTGACGCTCGACGAGCTCGAGCCCTACGCGCCCCGCTCGATCCTCTACGCGGCGCCGCCGTTCCGGCACACGCACTACAAGGGCCGCCAGGTCGTCGTCCACGACCGCTCGGAGACGCTGCACGAGATCTACGCGTACAACCTCTACCCGGGGCCTTCGGCGAAGAAGGGCGTGTTCTCGGCGCTGCTCGACATCGGTGAGCAGGAGGGCTGGATCACCGCCCACGCCTCGTCGGTGCGCGTGACGACGCCGTACGAGAACGAGACGATCATCATGCACGAGGGCGCCTCGGGCGGCGGCAAGTCCGAGATGTGCCAGGACATCCGCCGTCAGGACGACGGTCGCATCCTTCTCGGCACGAACGTCGTCACCGACGAGCCGTACTTCATCAACCTCTCCGAGGCCTCGCGGCTCGCGCCCGTCACGGACGACATGACGCTGTGCCACAAGGACATCCAGACGGTCGACGGCCAGCTCGTCGTCGCCGACGCCGAGGACGGCTGGTTCGTCCGCGTCGACGGCATGCAGCACTACGGCGACGACCCGCACTTCGAGCGCGCCTGCATCGAGCCCGACGCCCCGCTCGTGTTCTTCTCGATCCAGGGCACGCCCGGCGCGACGATCCTCCCGTGGGAGCACTCGCTCGACTCGAACGGCAAGCGCTGCCCCAACCCGCGCGTCGTCATCCCGCGCCACATGATCAAGGACGTCGTCGACGAGCCCATGGCGATCGACGTGCGCACCTTCGGCGTGCGCATGCCGGCGTGCACGCGCGAGAAGCCGTCGTACGGCGTCATGGGCATGATGCACGTCGTGCCCGCGTCCCTCGCGTGGCTGTGGCGCCTCATCGCGCCGCGCGGCGACAAGAACCCGTCGATCGGCGAGTCGAAGGACGACGTCAAGAAGCTCAAGCACGGCGGTCTCGTCTCCGAGGGCGTCGGCTCGTACTGGCCGTTCTCGACGGGCACGAAGGTCGCTGCGGCGAACCTCCTGCTGCGCCAGCTCGTCGCGGCGGACCGCACGCGCTACGTGCTCACGCCCAACCAGCACATCGGTGCGTACAAGGTGGGCTTCGCGGCCGAGTGGCTGACCCGCGAGTACCTCGCGCGTCGTGGCGGCGGCAAGTTCCCCAAGGACCGCCTCACGCCGGCCCGCTGCGCCCTGTTCGGCTACACGCCGACCGAGGTGAAGCTCGACGGTCAGCTCGTGCGCCCGACGTTCCTCCAGCCGCAGAACCAGTCGCAGGTCGGCCTCGAGGCGTACGACGCCGGTGCGCAGACCCTCGTCGAGTTCTTCAAGGAGGAGCTCAAGCAGTACCTCACGGACGAGCTCGACCCGCTGGGTCGCGAGATCATCGAGACGTGCCTGCGCGACGGCACGGTCGAGGACTACGAGAAGCTCACGCCGATGCCGTGA